A genomic stretch from Microtus pennsylvanicus isolate mMicPen1 chromosome 9, mMicPen1.hap1, whole genome shotgun sequence includes:
- the Mvb12a gene encoding multivesicular body subunit 12A, whose product MDSGADAEPLAGLVWSSALSPPPPGFSAITSTVEGATASFGRGFAQKAGYFLCLSPLGSQKNPQDSVVVDMQIVMDKGPLPSGFSTVNDSLDAKASVSKKKRMCVKLMPLGAADMVVCDVKLSGKTKTVPGYLRVGDMGGFAIWCKKSKAPRPVPKPRTISQDMQGLSLDPPRQPSKSSHPERTLSRLGSRASTLRRSDSVYEASSLYGISAMDGVPFTLHPRFEGKSCGPLNLSVFGDLTIKSLADIEKEYNYGFVVEKTAAARLPPSVS is encoded by the exons ATGGATTCCGGGGCGGACGCGGAGCCGCTCGCGGGCCTGGTCTGGTCGTCAGCCttgtcgccgccgccgccgggtTTCAGCGCG ATCACCTCTACCGTGGAGGGCGCGACCGCCAGCTTCGGCCGCGGCTTCGCGCAGAAGGCCGGCTACTTCCTGTGCCTGAGCCCACTGGGCAGCCAGAAG AACCCTCAGGACAGTGTGGTAGTGGACATGCAGATCGTGATGGACAAGGGCCCTCTACCGTCTGGCTTTTCTACCGTCAACGACTCTCTAGACGCCA AGGCCTCTGTGTCCAAGAAGAAACGCATGTGTGTGAAGCTGATGCCCCTGGGGGCTGCTGACATGGTTGTGTGTGACGTGAAGCTGAGTGGGAAGACCAAGACAGTGCCCGGATACCTGCGAGTGGG GGACATGGGTGGTTTTGCCATCTGGTGCAAGAAATCCAAGGCCCCAAGGCCAGTGCCCAAGCCGCGCACTATCAGCCAGGATATGCAAGGCCTGTCGCTGGACCCACCCAGACAACCGAG CAAAAGCAGCCACCCTGAGCGGACGCTGTCCAGACTAGGCTCCCGAGCATCCACGCTGCGGAGGAGTGACTCTGTCTACGAGGCGTCCAGTCTCTACGGCATCTCAG CCATGGATGGGGTTCCCTTTACACTGCACCCCCGATTCGAGGGCAAGAGCTGCGGGCCTCTG AACTTGTCAGTCTTTGGGGACCTGACCATTAAATCACTGGCAGACATTGAGAAGGAG TATAACTATGGCTTCGTGGTGGAGAAGACAGCGGCTGCGCGCCTGCCCCCCAGCGTCTCATAG